In Vigna angularis cultivar LongXiaoDou No.4 chromosome 8, ASM1680809v1, whole genome shotgun sequence, the DNA window atctgccaaaagaagcttgtgttttggcaatggaaatctaaagctaatcggatattcagactcagacatggctggagatgtcgattcaaggaagtcaacatcaggttatctgattacttttgCAGGGGGAGCTGTTTCTTGGCAGTCAAAACTACAGAAATGTGTGACATTGTCTACtgctgaagcagagtatgtagcggtgactgaagcctctaaagagatgctatggatgaagaatttcctaagtgaattaggacatAATCAAGACGATTATGTGGTGAACtgtgataatcaaagtaccatccatctaaccaagaaccccatgttccattcacgctcgaagcatatcgacgtgcggtatcattggatacgagaagcgctggatgagaagaaattgaagatagagaaaatccatACAGACTTGAATTGGTCTGACATGATGACTAAGTCAGTACcaaccaagaaggttgaagattgttGTCAAGGTGCTGGTGTCGTGGTACCTTCCAACTAAGTCAAGATAAGAAGACGGGATGGAAGCcccatttgtttgttttatgggggagttttgttggaataaaacaaaGATTGGGACCCATCCACCATACTTTAGGGGTCAATGTTTTTCTCCTCCACCGAAAGTGGGAGAAAATGAGTCCCATTCCTCCTTGTTTCACGGAAATGAAGTGCTCCACTACACcaaccatttttgttttcttgcatCTTTCTTCCTTCATAAATTGGAAGCCAAGCAACATGCATATGCAAGAAACAGAGAAGGAGAAGCCACACTGCAGAATTCATCATCCACCGTGAAGAAAAAATTCGGTGAAGAAATAGAGAGTTCTTCTGTGTGAGAGATTTATACAGAGAGAGTCTGTTAttgtgagtgtgagtgaaaaGTGAGAattttgtataccatccgagagggtgggattaattgagagatcctcagagagtgagagaaacactgtaatcctactttcatagtggagatatttttctggactaggtcccgtggttttttccgagaggattttccacgttaaaatttccagtgttaattttctcttttcctacgcttttaatttttatgcttCCGCacagtgcccattttggggttcacagaggagggaacaaataCCGTTGTTTCCCAACAATGAGTGTGTGACGGGTTCGAGAAAAAGAAAGGTGAGGATTCCAGGTTGTGGGAGGGAGTTCTGTGAGTAAGATTAGGAGAATACAGGAGGTGGGAGAATTGAATGGAGTTAAATTATGGGTGTTGGGTTAAATGAAGAATGGGTCTGAGGTGTGTTTGTACGTAAATGGAGAAACAGTAGCATGCAGGAAGAGAGATGTTGTAGTGTACGTGAAACCGTGGGAGGGAATATGGGTATTGAGCATGGATATGCCTTAAACTTTGCAGGTGAGTGAGTAATAAATGAGTGAGTGTGTGAGACAAAACTACGTGCCTTTGTAAAGAAGAAAGAGGGAGCAAAGAAGAAAGGAGATATGAGATAGGAGATAAAGGTGTTGTGATGGTAGAGGAGaaagtagaaaataaaagaacatgAAAGTAGAGAATGGGGGCTAAAAGAGAAATTCTGGACTGGTATTTAACAAAAACAGTGATGCATGAAGCTTGTTCACTAGCTTTTCTTTTCATATGTTTTGTTATACGTgttaatgaattattatttaatgtaattttttttatttagtatttagtttataaaattttatgttatattgtatttattttctatgtattagttaataatttaagtgtttttttttacgtaatagttaatattttgttatgaaatatttttatttgttaatttttaaaattttgatttaatttataagatgtTTATATTgggtaatttttaattaaattttaaaagtttttattaattttgtaattgttattttttaaatttgaagattGTAATGTTTATTGTAGGtcttatttcattatataaGATGGATAACTACCCATTTCTCGATTCTCAAATAAATTCTGATTTTATGCCggaattttcttcttttctaaatGAAGTCGGTGAGGGTGATTACACCGATAAGTTTTCCACTAATCAAATCTTCCCATCACGCGTCGATTTAACTGAATGGGTTTGAAAGATTGCATTCAACCTTGGATTTGTTGTCGTGATTATAAGATCTGACACAGCAACTGATGAAGCTGGAAGAAAGGCATTCATTGTGTTAGGCTGTGAAAGGAGTGAGAAGTATAAGAAGTATAAGGCATATGTTCAGCCTAGTTTATCTGGCACAAGAAAATGTGAGTGTCCGTTTAGGTTAATGGGTAAACCTAAAGGACTCGGTTGGGTGTTAAAAGTTATGTGCGACTATACAACCATGAATTAGTAGAGACTTTGGTTGGTCATCCTTTTGCGGGGAGGTTAAATGCTGCTGAACAGTCAATTCTTGTTGACATGACTAAGAGTCAAGTTAAGCCCTCAAATATTCTATTGACTCTTAAAGAACACAATGAAGATAACGTGACaatgataaaacaaatatataacgCGAGATACACTTTCTAACGATCTTTGAGAGGGTCAAGAACGAAATGCAGCAGTTGATGTTGTTGTTAGATAGAGACAAATACATCCAGAGAAGTAGATGTTTGGACGATTCAGACGTAGTTAGTGACCTGTTTTGCACACATCCCGATTTAGTGCAGCATCCTGATCACACGCCTCATACCACCctgaaatgaatataaaaaaaattaaattcactatgtatgaaaaattgatataatacACAATCACACTTAGTTTCATTACATACCAACAATCCAGATTCAGGAGACCGTCTACGACGAACTGAGGGCACAAGATGTCATCCAGAAGGTGTCGCCTCATGCGCGGTGCAAGACTAGGTCGGTCATCATCGTCAGTTGGAGTGATGTACGGGTGGGACACTCGTCTAAACCACAATAGGTATCCATCAACATACACAGAGGGCTCATGAGCCTCAACAACACCACTAATGGCATGCTTTACATACCTCAGCCAATTTAGATCAATCGTAGGAATGTCTGGTATCGGAAGACTCTCAGGCGAACATGGTATGATCTGCTAAAAACCGAATTGACGCAACACACGTTCAGGCAAATGTCGGTGAATCATGTCACCTAGTCGGATCCATCCTGAAAACATACATATGGCCATGAATGGACATGTACGTCTGTGCAAAATGTATGGATGCCAGATGACCACATCATAAGTGAGCCCATCCAGATATGTCCGCCCCTCCGTATGACTCCAACCCTGCCTCGGAGGTATATATCGTGTAGCCCGTGGATCAAGGTCTATGTACCTATCTGAGACTCGCCTCTTTTCCATGCCAGAAAGGTGCTCATATATCCAACTCTACAAAAAACATtacttaaattgttttatacattcctaaaatatattacaaaaaatttgtaaaactaAAAGTACCTGTAGAAGAGTGGAATATCCAGCTATCTGTCTGACACCAGTGAAGCTAGCATCTCCTATCTGCTCATAAGTATGTGCTAGTGTAATTGTTCCCCAGGCATATCTCGCATAGACATTCAAGTCTCGCAACAAAAGGAGGTACGAGACCCAAATCACTGTCTCACTCTTATTAGTAAAAGTTGTGCATCCAAGCAGATGCAACAAGTAGGCCCGAGCAGCGCACTCCCAAACTCCTGCTCAATGCACTCCTGGTAGACCTCGCGGAGCCAGCTTAGCCTAACTTTCAGACCGCGTGACTACTTCAGCTCGGTTGAAGCTTTGGCGCGGTCGACGCCAAACATGTCCATAAGATGAGATCAAGCCTCATCATATTCTAAGTCCTCCACCTCACAAAATTGCCCCATGATAGGTAGGTGGAGCAGGTTGTGAACGTCATCTAATGTGACGCTCATCTCACCTATCGGGAGGTGGAAAGTATTCGTCTCTAGGTGCCACCTCTTTGCAAGGGAAACGATCAATCCATGATCGACATACTCGTATGATAGGTTGACTATGGAAGCCAACCCCGACATAGAGATATAAGGCTCAATAGCCTCATGATacattataaaatgttttaattttttgccATGGGACATCACTTTGATCTTCCCTCGATCCtacataaaaacacaaaattatataacaaaaataaataaaccattAATCAacaattaaattgttttaggTTTATGACTAACCTGGCCTTGCCATATGGCAAATGCAACATACTGGGTATAATGTGTAAGCAGGGAGGTGTCATGTGGACCTCCTGGAAATTCATCATCttaaacttcatcttcatcttcatcttcttcctcactatAGTCATCCTGTTGTTGAACATCCTCTTGCTCAACAAAATCGTCCTCAGCATGTCCTTGCTTTATAAACTCCTCTGCTCCTCATGATCATGCTCATGAATGACGTCCACACGATATTCTTCTACGCGTCTTCTACGAGCAGATGTCGTAGGTCATCTCCTTTCATCATGAGATGAAAATGATGGTTCACCACGAGAAGATGAAGCCTCATCACGATAAGATGATGCACTTCTAGTTCTAACCATTTCTATTaaccaattatattattaacatattatattgaacaaaaataaataattatataataataaatattgaaacaaataataagaaatcaaaaaattaaaaattcataataaaatcataaataaataaataaatattattaaacaaaaataaaatattaaagaaataaataaaataacaaaaatattacttaaataatatgtacaataataaaatttacaaataataataattatttaattgaataaattatttaataaaaaatctaaattcaaaaacaaaaacaaaaaaatattgaataaaaacaatttcaaacaaatttaacaaaaaaaaatattcaaaatttattccGAAAATATATTACGTTTCATTTAACATTTAaacctaacaaaaaaaattcaaattttacaaacaaaacaaaaaattcttaaaataaaatatactaactTAATAACCACATAACACATTCCAGGACCGAAACCGTACAACCCTAAATCGAAAAATATAGTCGCAAATCGAACTGTGGTTGGCCTTAGCCGCAGTTCGAACTGCAGAAAACTCAGATCCGCACTTCCAAATGCGCCGACGGCCATGCACCTCCAAAATCTAACCGCAGATTCACCTACGATTACTGTCTCACGCATATCCAACTACGACTCAACCAAATCCACACTTCTAAGTGCGGCGGCCATTAACCGCAATTCCATGTGCGGTTTGGCCTGCAACTCCTCCGCCCAAATCAAAGCATATATAAAACATGCAGATCAACCAAGCACAAACATCCTATCATTTTTCCCCACCCGCATATACTAAAGAACAAccacaaatcaaaataaaataactaaccTGGATGTTGATGTACGAGAAGAAGACACCCTGCAACCATGAGACCAACACAAGTGAAGAAACAACCAACACGAGTGAAGAAATGAGGGACGAGAGCTAACTACGACACCAACACAAAAAACAGTGAGCAAAAAACTGAACAGGGGAAGGAAGACCACTCAACACGTtcaaaaaattgtgaaaaaggAGGGAGGATGACATAACCgtagagaggagaaagaagaaagactCAAGGGTAGGGTTTCACATGAGATGCGgcagagaggagaaagaagcaGGGGTGTAGGGTTTAAAGTGAGATGTGGCTAAGGAAAACTTTCAATTTTATGAGTGGATGAGTCAAcatttttagaaaatcaaaataTGCTCATTGACATAACAAAAGTAGAGTTAGGGGTACAGTtggaattaaaacaaaattaggaGATGCAAGATGAACTTGGTGAGGTGTAGGGAGAATCACTCCATATAATTTCCaaccttttattaatttttttttacttttcttttctttcaatctaACTTAGCAATGCAATAATTATTAAGCCATCTGTATCTTTCCTTAACTTCAATTCTTTCACCcactttaatattataactaattttaaaatagagtagtttattaatattttaaaatagagtagtttaaatctaattcactaAGAATCTGACACACCTAGGTTCAATTCGTGCTCACTAATTTacctaattttttaataaatattttttgtttggttagtcattttacaaaatattgaaatgaaagctacaaagaaatgatttttgtatgaaataatTAGACAATATGAAAAATTCATAAATCTATATTTAGTAACTCAATTTTTATGCGGAAACAAATTTGAATCACTATGAAattattaacattttctttgaaaaaattTTGTGTGAATGAAATCTTATGTTTGATTGagcataaatataatttaaggcctttttcttttatttgatttgaatttgaaattttttttatttttttataacaaaagaaattataattaagtgagatAGTAAGTCAATATGTTTAACTATCAACCCGTGGTGAACTGAACtcagttcaaattttttcattttgctAATAAATAAGTTGGGTTGAGTTGACTCATGAAGTTGTCAATCTATAATCAGTTGAGCCAAGTCTAAATAGTTCGTTTTGACAACTTAATTATTACCAGTAAATTTAACACTAATGTTTCtatttcaatttgaaaatacagtttaatagaaaaaaaaaaaaaagaaagattgtCATAGTAAGATGTGTTGTCACATTGCCCTTTAGGTCATCTTATTATAAAGATTAATCATACTAACACACAATAACCAAGACTACACTCATAGTTATGCACTACAATTTCTATAATGTGTAATAATCATCTTTTTAATTCTTGTATTATTTCTCTTTCAAAACTATTAATGTCATATATTACAGTTACTCATACATTATGTCgatttatatattgttattgCATTTTTATGACACTAGCAATGTGTTGATGGTAAAGGaagatttcttattttattaatatataacaatatttcTATGAAAATCTAAAGGAAAATTTCTCAACtacattcttattttatttataataattttcaagtttttatcaacaaaaatacACTAGCTAGTACAAAGTTCAACTGTAATTGATCATATTTTAAACTACTATTTTCCATTTGTAACAATGTTATACTTTCTAAtgtcttttttaaatattaaaaacaaattatttcaaattttaacgATAAATAATTCCagtgtaatatattttttcatttatttaaatgtttcattaaagtttttcataataatttatataaaaattatgaacaaTAACAATTTACGCAACgcaattaatatttatttcttagaaatatctttattttattatttaatttaattctgtTATTCTCATGATTTGAAAGTCTATTATTTTTGGCAgcagaaatttaaaaatctatttaatttatttaaatattactttttctatttataaaataaaaaaataaaatttcactaTTTTTCAATGTCAACATCGACCATATTCTTGGAAATCTATGTCAGCATATCTAGTTGCCTAAAGAATATTGACAAAGgcttatttatgtaattttctaTAAAACGAAGGTTcaataaggaaaataaaatcCAGTAAGCAAACCGTAACGACAGGGTTCGGTTTCGTATCATTCATTACAGTGATACTATGCAGGGGGGAAACTTGTGAAGAACGTTGAAGGCGAAAGAGGAACGAACGGAGCGAGCAATGTACAAAACGAAGGTGCAAGAGCTGTGCCAGCGACGGTCGTGGCCCTTGCCCACCTACGACACCACCAGAGAAGGTCCCGATCACGATCCTCGCTTCACCTCCACCGTCACCGTTAACGGCGTGTCCTTCCAAACCTCTGCCCCCACGCGCAACTCCAAAAGCGCCCAAAACGACGCCGCTATGCTCGCCTTCCTCCACTTCTCCCCGCCGTCATCGTCACCGTCGCCCTCACCGTCGCCGCCGTCTCCCTCTTTTCCCCAACACACTCTCTCCCTTCCCGCTCTCTCTTCTTTCCCTCAGCCTTCGCTTTGCAACTCGTCTTCTGGTACCTTCCCCCCTTTGTTCACGTGTTATTATTGTGCTTCTAGCACGTGcgcatttatttatttattttttgcatttGGTGATGATTGTCTTGAATGTGATTTCCATGACAGggtatgtaattttttttctggtAAGACGGAAATTGCATgttaagtaataaaataatgttgttGAGTATTGGTGGAGGAAGGAGTTGAGGTGCAGAGTTTGTCATTCACTTTTATTGGGGGCTGTTATTTGTAGATGGGCTTTTACTACaagatattattttctattacatGATTTCGAACAGTTTTATCATGAGTCTGTTTTTCGTTACTGAATCAAAATTAAAGCTTTCTTGGTAGTGCTCACGAAAATGTTTTCAGTTTCAGCTTTTGTTTCTAATGTTAAAATACTAGAAtgttattccttttttttttgaaaagaaaaagcgtTAGAATGAGTACCGGAAACAAAAGAATGCATAAATTTATGAACACTTAGTCATGTTTATATGTTGAAATTGGTGTGTTGTTTTGGTTGTTTATTGGGGGTTTGGAGGAAGCTGCGTGGATATGCTGTCATGAATTGCTGCTGTGTCGTCGAGGAATTTGTTAtgagattttgttttgattacGTGAAAAAGAATACTTGAACCGTAAACTGATTCTACTTTTTCTAATAGTGTGTTTGGTTTTACGTTTCAGATGTGATTTCATACTATTCGGATGTGATGATCTTTTATGTTTTGGGTGTGATGACATGGATGTGATTTTTATAAGCTAAAAATTAATGTGCCCACATCTTAAATCCTTTGTGAACAAGTTTCAAAACACCCAAATTATAGGTAATCTCTTAACTAAGTGGTCTACGCATGGAACCCTTGTGATGCCACTTTAGTATGGAATAAAACATGTTGTTGGGAGGGGAACACCTATGTGTGCTCAAAATCTTTAACAGGTATTTGTTATTGTTTCTGGCGATGAATAATTCTTACCAATACCAAGCTTACCCAAAAAAGAACTGGATGGACTATATTCATAATTCTTGATTTCTGTTAGACTACATTCAGgattacaaattttaaagaagATTCATGTTATTTTGTATTGGACGAACAGGTGCACCTGATCCCAGATCTGTTGTTGATGATGTACATCTTCACTCAAATGGATTGCTGCAACTGAAATTGGAAGAAGTGTGCCAAACATCTCAAATCAGTAACCCTCTACCGGCTGTTAGAGATACAATAACAGTGGAAAATCAAAAAAGTGATATGATTTCTCTTTATCTTCTATTTGTTTGATCAAATTGATATTTATTGGTTATTATGCTTATGTGTTATAGTTAGTTCTAGTTTAGTACTGTaaaattctttcttttgttaGAGAGAGAAATAGCGAGAGAGTTCTTTTGGTGTGAGGTGTGCAGGGGAGATTGAATTAGTTTTAATATGATTTGATTGATCTTAAAATCAGATGCAGTTTTTCCTCTTACTAGTCAATTTCACAGAAAAAATATTTGTGGCTCTTGAAATCAGGAACAAATGTATTCTGTATTTATTAGCGTTTATAGGTGCGTACATTCTGATATAGGGAAACCTAAATACCCTCCAATCATGTATATTAATTACTACTACCCGATATAAACGTGTTTCTGTGGTACATTCAAACACATAATTTTAGCATTACTTTTAGctgttctttctctctctcaacatGGGATCATGGTCATTTACAGAACCATTGTTGAACCCACCTGCATTTGCCACAATTAATGCTGGAAGTCCTGGACATGAGGAGGAGTTTTAACAAGCTTCCTTAGTTGCACCATAGCCTTCGTTAGTTGTGGCCACTTTTGGAGTTGCTTAAAGAGTGGTGGTTTAGTCCCATATCAATGATGAGGCCAAACCAGTGTATATAAGTAGAAGACAACTCTAATTGCATGGAAAAAGGCTGGCTTTggttttgtattttgttttccaAATTATTTGGACATGGATTGTAGGGCAACGCTAGTGTccagttgtttatttttttcatattataaaccaTGTGTGTTATTTTTAGTTGGACATGTATTGATGCATATTGAACATGAGTTGTCTACACTAAACACAATTGATCCTTATCCCACTAGTTTAGGTTGGCTACACATATTAACTTAGGCATAGTGAGAAATAAAAGTATGGAGAAAGTTGGTAGTATCAAATAAATGACACTTTAATTGAATTACTTGTAACTTTTTGACGTTTAATTTTGTCATAGACATGTTACATTTGTACAAGAACCAGCTGCAAAGCTTTgttcaaaagaaaaatctagGTCTTCCAGTATATTCTTCCGAGTTTGAGGGTCCTCCTCATGCCACGCGTTTCAAGTGCAAAGTCACTATTGATGGACATACATATGGAGGTGACAAATTCTATTCTACATTGAAGGATGCTGAGCATGCAGCCGCTGGAGCTGCTTTAATGTCATTATTACCAGGCGGAGTTGAAGAGGCTAGTCTCAATCACTTGTAACTAATTATATAACTTATTCTATAATATTCAACTTCTTAAATGCTTTCTTTTGGTGCTGCTTATATTCTTATGATTGTCTAAAAAATTCAGGGTCATACTGGATTATACAAAAATCTTTTACAAGAATTGACTCAAAAGGAAGGATTCCGATTACCCATTTATAGCACAAATATAAATGGTGAAGCTCATATGCCAATATTTGTGTCACAAGTGGAGGTAGAAGGGGTGCTCTTTACTGGGCAAGAAGCTAAATCCAAGAAGCAAGCAGAGATGAGTGCAGCCAAGGTAGCTTATATGGCTTTGAAAGAACACAAAGGTATTCTTTTAATACTAGTGCTGTAGTTTCTCATTCTAACATATGTCTCGAGTTTAGGAATAATCtgcaaaatatattaatttatgcCATACATCAAATTGATATGATGTACAGGAACCTGGTAATAATATTTTCAGAATCCCTTGATTTATGTTATAATATTACCTTGTACAGTTTTAATTACAAGATTGGGATATTTAATTACATTCCATAATTCGGATACTTAATTACATTCCATAATTAGGAGGATTAATATTCTGAcagtatattttatatttattgtaccGGATCATTGgattaataaaacatttttatgtcaaattttgaaataaattggAAAACATAATTTCTAGGGTACCGAATGATGGATGACCTAAACAAAGGTTGTATAACcccattttttctttattggaGAGTGTTGTTTCTGAAATCAAAGACAAAGGAATTTGGCTCTTGATATTATGCATCGTGTTAGCATCCTCTAGACGGTAGAGCCCACTATCTTCCTTAGCAAGTCCAATCACCTTCCCTGCTCCTTGATCCAGTAATTGGCAGGTTGTAGGAGTAAAAAACATGAAACAGAGTGTTAGGTTTCCGATTGAGAAACCTAACTTTCTCACAATATCCAAACAcccaacaacacaaaaacaagaaataacAAAGGAATAGTATGAATTTCACTGTGAATGTATATACTGTAACGTGTAACGAAATACAGAAACGAGAGCCTAATCCCCCTCAACAAGGTCCAAGACCTGTTTACACAAAAGTATATGGCTAGCTGCTTTCTAACAATGAATAGAACTCTATTTATATAAGCTCTCCCATCCTGCCTTTCCTAACCGCTCTCTCATTTTCCCGCCTTTCTATCCTCTTACCTTAGATCCTATCACAGAGTAAATTCATTATAAGCTTGTGAACAGAAATCAAATTGGCAGATAATTCGAGCATATGCAAAACATCCTTCAGAATTAGATTCTGGTTTATCATCATATCTCCTTTTCCAACAACTGTAATGAAATTTCCATCTGCAAGTGCAATTTTGTTGTTGCTTGGATAGGGTCTATAAGATATAAACCCAATAGATGATTGAGTCATGTGGTCCGTGGTCCAGAATAAAGTACCTAGACACCTTCTTTAGAGGAATTTAAGGCATTGAGTATGTAGGAGTAAGGAATATTACTTGTGAATGCTAAGGAGCAATTATCTGAACCTACAGGCTTTGCTAATGTGTCCAACAACCCCCTTAATTTTAGAATCTCCTCTGTATGGAACTCTGGTGGTTGAGTTTTCCGATTATCAAACATTTTTGAGGTTTGAAGTATGGCAATGCTGGCATAGAAGGAATTcagtgaaagaaagaaagggttGTGGTGTTGCAGCAATGCAGGCTTCTGATAGGTTTGATACAGTTtacaaaagaaggaaaaaagaaggtAGTTAGTACAGTTGTAATTACATAACTGTAACAGACTATTATAAATAGTCTTATTAGGAGGTGAGCAGGCAGTTTTGGAGTTTTTTTGTAAAGGGAAAAGCCAGGAGAGATAGGTCATCTCGAAAGACCTTGAGTGTTGCATGTGATTGTTCCTGTTCTTACCATATTGGTAGAACAGTTCTGTAATGTTTTCTAATAAATCATCCAAGAATCTGTCTTGGAATTCTCTAGTAATTCTAGATACCTATCATCTGGTATTCAGAGCCTCTTTCTTGGTCCTGTGGAAGTGGTGCGGAGCATGGTGAATACAAGAATGGAATCCAGATTAGATGTGGTGGAAAAGATGATGCAAGAATTCATGCAAGATCGTGAAAGACAAGAAAATCATAATCATGAGTGCTTCCAGCGTTTGGAAGACATGATTAGAGGGCTCACCGTGGTGGTAGAAACGATGTCTTGCAGCACTAACAAGGGAGAAACTATTTCAATGATGAATGCAGGCAATGGGTCACGTTGGGAGGAAGAGAAAAGTATGACAATATCTTCCTCAAAATGGAGAAAATTGGACATCCCTGTTTTTGCATGAGAGCAGGCCTATGGTTGGACTAACAGACTAGAAAGATATTTTCGATTGAAAGAAGTGAGTGAGGAGGAAAGAAT includes these proteins:
- the LOC108344480 gene encoding uncharacterized protein LOC108344480 — protein: MVRTRSASSYRDEASSSRGGPHDTSLLTHYTQYVAFAIWQGQDRGKIKVMSHGKKLKHFIMYHEAIEPYISMSGLASIVNLSYEYVDHGLIVSLAKRWHLETNTFHLPIGEMSVTLDDVHNLLHLPIMGQFCEIGDASFTGVRQIAGYSTLLQSWIYEHLSGMEKRRVSDRYIDLDPRATRYIPPRQGWSHTEGRTYLDGLTYDVIIPCSPESLPIPDIPTIDLNWLRYVKHAISGVVEAHEPSVYVDGYLLWFRRVSHPYITPTDDDDRPSLAPRMRRHLLDDILCPQFVVDGLLNLDWWYEACDQDAALNRDVCKTGH
- the LOC108343669 gene encoding double-stranded RNA-binding protein 1 isoform X1, with the translated sequence MYKTKVQELCQRRSWPLPTYDTTREGPDHDPRFTSTVTVNGVSFQTSAPTRNSKSAQNDAAMLAFLHFSPPSSSPSPSPSPPSPSFPQHTLSLPALSSFPQPSLCNSSSGAPDPRSVVDDVHLHSNGLLQLKLEEVCQTSQISNPLPAVRDTITVENQKNMLHLYKNQLQSFVQKKNLGLPVYSSEFEGPPHATRFKCKVTIDGHTYGGDKFYSTLKDAEHAAAGAALMSLLPGGVEEGHTGLYKNLLQELTQKEGFRLPIYSTNINGEAHMPIFVSQVEVEGVLFTGQEAKSKKQAEMSAAKVAYMALKEHKGKSDKSSSFPFSNYEGQVPKFSPDHSESNVVSFLKHNANPTSSVGLGLVTSSEHSTDTLKNVSTSSGNTNGYTKVSTLSNDNSSPSLSGSSKMVSETSDKSSTAVYTTSSCIKKIVVYSRKTNVEIEDDGTMLPISDDKWVAYSYSY
- the LOC108343669 gene encoding double-stranded RNA-binding protein 1 isoform X2; this translates as MYKTKVQELCQRRSWPLPTYDTTREGPDHDPRFTSTVTVNGVSFQTSAPTRNSKSAQNDAAMLAFLHFSPPSSSPSPSPSPPSPSFPQHTLSLPALSSFPQPSLCNSSSGAPDPRSVVDDVHLHSNGLLQLKLEEVCQTSQISNPLPAVRDTITVENQKNMLHLYKNQLQSFVQKKNLGLPVYSSEFEGPPHATRFKCKVTIDGHTYGGDKFYSTLKDAEHAAAGAALMSLLPGGVEEGHTGLYKNLLQELTQKEGFRLPIYSTNINGEAHMPIFVSQVEVEGVLFTGQEAKSKKQAEMSAAKVAYMALKEHKVKNVSTSSGNTNGYTKVSTLSNDNSSPSLSGSSKMVSETSDKSSTAVYTTSSCIKKIVVYSRKTNVEIEDDGTMLPISDDKWVAYSYSY